The genomic region gtgtgtgtgtgtagttggccAACAGTGAACCGAAGAAACGGGTGCGGTCAGAAACCTCCTCATCTGCGTCACTGTGTGTgggtttagagtgtgtgtgtgagaccgcCCATCCTTACCTACTACGTACCTACCTCTCCATCCTCGAACAGGAGCCTCTCCATCTGCGTCAGTGATAATCCCCACCCACACCCCAACACCCCCtacctcttctccatccctccctccccttcttttCTCAGAGGGTAAGGACAGAAGCCTCTCCATCTTGCGTCACTGATTCACCacacacctccatccctctccccctactgCTAGTCTTaaacctcttttctctctctctgcatcccttCATTCTGGGCAGTGGCCCAGGAAGAGATCTGGCCCCAAtccctgtgtgtgttgcagaTTAGACAGCAGCATCTCAGCGAGGTTGGATTAGGCCCACCTGGCCGGGAGAATGTTGCAACAGCTTTCTTGTTAGCTTTGTTTgttgggatggatggagggtggcAGGAAGAGGAAGTAGGGAGAAGCGGGTGGGTGTACCTGCGTCATCTGCCTTTCTGACTGCGTGTGAGTCACATGATCCTATCTGAGTGATATGGATCAAAGCAGACTTTAGGAAGCTCCCCGGGCGCGACGACATCGATGAAGGCAGCTCCCGGCACCTCTCTtcttcagaggggttgggttaaatgcagaagacgcatttcagttgaatgcatttttgtccaactgactaggtatcccctttcccttatgGTTGACATATCTAGGGTAATCACGTGTGTAGAGAAAAGGTTAATCTGCTGGCGTTTGAACTTATTTCAGTGATGACCCCACACACATATGAGTATCCCTCAAATGCCTCTGAGTGTCACCCGTTGTCACCATTTGTTTCTATTTAATAATAATGAATTCCTCCTCCAGAAACGTCTGCTGAAGGAGCGGCAGAAGCTGCTAGAGAAGATAGAGGAGAAGCAGAAGGAGCTGCAGGAGACTGAGCCCAAGTTCAACActgtgaaggagagggaggagaggggcatCGCCAGGTCTGTAGGAAAACCCTACACTGCTCAAGGCTCAACAATGAATTAATCGTTTAATAGGCAACAACTTTTTAATGTATTAGTAAAAGGATATTTACTCATTTTCCCCCCATGTAATGTTAGTTACACCTGATGTTGAGCCACTAGAAAGTGAATGAAGTTGGTTCTCTCGTAATCCTCATTGGTGAAAGACTGGAGTGTGTCCAACATGGCACCTTATTAGTAGGCCACTAAATAAGGAATAAGCCCCCCCTTCAGAATTTTTTGCTGAACTTCCCTTTGTACCTTTTAACACCTCCTGTCATTCCCTCGCTCCACCCAGACTGGCCCAGGCCACCCAGGAGAGAACAGACCTGTACGCCAAGCAGGGCCGTGGCAGTCAGTTTACTTctaaagaggagagggacaagtGGATCAAGAAGGAACTCAAGTCCCTGGACCAGGCCATCAACGACAAGAAGAGGCAGATTGCTGCCATCCATAAAGACCTGGAGGACACTGAGACCAACAAGGAGAAGAACCTGGAACAGTATAGTGTATGGAGCCTAACTCATGACTCATTATGCTATAGTTCAATTGGAACTATTATGGTTGATTATAATGCCTTATAAGAATGATTTTGTTTAAATAGAATGTTCGATTCTGTTCTAGATTTCACTCTGTTCTATAATTCTTGGGATCAAGTTTCTATCTGACTGGTCTGTTTTCCCCTGTAGAAACTGGACCAGGACCTGAATGAGGTGAAGACCAGGGTGGAAGAGCTGGACAAGAAATACTACGAAGTCAAGAATAAGAAGGACGAGCTGCAGAGCGAGAGAAAGTAAGATCACGATCCATATCTTAATCATTTGTTTTGCTCCATCTTGTTTCTTGGGTTGAGTCATTGCACTGCTAGGCAAAGATATTGATTTGAACCTGTAAATCTTTACTTCGTCTTCTcgcttttctttcttctttactGCTTTTTGGTCAATGTTCGTTGAGTCATCATTTGCGCTTTTATATATTGATTCTAACTTATAAATCGTAACTTTctttgctcttttattttttactctttgCTCATTGAGTCATGGTTTGCACTTTAAATATACATCTACTTAGAAAATATGTATTTACTTTGTCTGGAATACAAGACGAAGGCCTATTAGCCATGACTCGACTCCACTGTTGTTAAAGGTTGGATGGTTTGTTCCCCCTTAAGACTTACATTCATCTTCCGCCTGGCAACCTTTTATTTCCTACAGACTATGGTCTGCTCTGCTGTGATGTTCAGCATGCCttttctccctcatcctctcctaaACAATGGAGAGGTATTATTAACACTGTGAGATGGATGTTGGATGTTGCCTGGAGCTTTTGCACTGTTGTTGCTGTAGAGAAGCGGCCTTGAGATACTGAGTTGTtgtgaggagggagaaagaacagagaCAATGAATAGAATATTGACATATTGGGCCCATTAAAGTTTAATNNNNNNNNNNNNNNNNNNNNNNNNNNNNNNNNNNNNNNNNNNNNNNNNNNNNNNNNNNNNNNNNNNNNNNNNNNNNNNNNNNNNNNNNNNNNNNNNNNNNNNNNNNNNNNNNNNNNNNNNNNNNNNNNNNNNNNNNNNNNNNNNNNNNNNNNNNNNNNNNNNNNNNNNNNNNNNNNNNNNNNNNNNNNNNNNNNNNNNNNNNNNNNNNNNNNNNNNNNNNNNNNNNNNNNNNNNNNNNNNNNNNNNNNNNNNNNNNNNNNNNNNNNNNNNNNNNNNNNNNNNNNNNNNNNNNNNNNNNNNNNNNNNNNNNNNNNNNNNNNNN from Salvelinus sp. IW2-2015 unplaced genomic scaffold, ASM291031v2 Un_scaffold12155, whole genome shotgun sequence harbors:
- the LOC112080139 gene encoding structural maintenance of chromosomes protein 3-like codes for the protein MPLSVTRCHHLFLFNNNEFLLQKRLLKERQKLLEKIEEKQKELQETEPKFNTVKEREERGIARLAQATQERTDLYAKQGRGSQFTSKEERDKWIKKELKSLDQAINDKKRQIAAIHKDLEDTETNKEKNLEQYSKLDQDLNEVKTRVEELDKKYYEVKNKKDELQSERK